In Arachis hypogaea cultivar Tifrunner chromosome 17, arahy.Tifrunner.gnm2.J5K5, whole genome shotgun sequence, a single window of DNA contains:
- the LOC140173135 gene encoding chitin elicitor receptor kinase 1-like, producing the protein MYCSSIFIAGLRGEVIAGISAGVVASLLILAFCVYVRYCRRKKKLPVKHTRRKTTRVMEGDSVEKSAKFSYEELANATDNFSLANKIGQGGFAEIYYAELNGERAAIKKMDKTASKEFLAELKVLTRVHHLNLVRLIGYCIKGSLFLVYEYIDNGNLSQHLQDSDRKPLSWSDRIQIALDSARGLEYIHECTTPVYIHRDIKSANILIDKFFHGKVADFGLAKLIDVGSSSVPTDKMAGTFGYMPPEYIFGNVSPKVDVYAFGVVLYELISAKEAVIKDGDEIKSLVALFNEVFEQPDPNGGLKKLVDPRLGDNYSVDSVFKMAQLAKACTERDPRQRPKMRSVVLALGTLNSNIENWDLLLQKYCSFESILSAR; encoded by the exons ATGTATTGTTCTTCAATCTTCATAGCAGGTCTGCGAGGTGAGGTTATTGCCGGAATATCTGCAGGAGTTGTAGCATCACTTCTGATATTAGCATTTTGTGTTTATGTTAGATATTGCAGAAGGAAGAAAAAATTGCCAGTAAAACATACAAGACGGAAAACTACTCGAGTTATGGAAg GTGACAGTGTAGAGAAATCAGCAAAGTTCTCATATGAAGAACTAGCCAATGCCACAGATAACTTCAGTTTGGCAAACAAAATTGGTCAAGGTGGTTTTGCGGAAATATATTATGCAGAGCTGAATGGCGAG AGAGCTGCAATAAAAAAGATGGACAAGACAGCATCAAAAGAGTTTCTTGCAGAACTGAAAGTGTTGACTCGTGTTCATCACTTAAACCTG GTACGGTTGATTGGATATTGCATTAAGGGCTCTCTTTTCCTTGTTTATGAATACATTGACAATGGAAACTTGAGCCAACATCTACAAGATTCAG ATAGAAAACCTTTGTCGTGGTCAGACCGGATTCAAATAGCTCTCGATTCAGCCAGAGGACTTGAATATATTCATGAATGTACAACGCCTGTATACATACATCGCGACATAAAATCAGCAAATATTTTAATAGACAAATTCTTCCATGGAAAG GTGGCAGATTTTGGACTAGCAAAGTTGATTGATGTAGGAAGTTCATCAGTTCCCACTGATAAAATGGCAGGCACATTTGGTTACATGCCACCAGA GTACATATTTGGGAATGTTTCTCCTAAAGTAGATGTCTATGCTTTTGGAGTTGTTCTTTATGAGCTTATTTCTGCTAAAGAAGCTGTGATCAAGGATGGTGATGAAATTAAAAGCCTTGTAGCTTTG TTTAATGAAGTTTTTGAGCAGCCAGATCCAAATGGTGGTCTTAAAAAACTAGTGGATCCTAGGCTTGGAGATAATTACTcagttgattcagttttcaag ATGGCACAACTTGCCAAGGCATGCACCGAGAGAGATCCGCGGCAGCGTCCGAAGATGAGATCTGTTGTGCTTGCTCTTGGGACACTAAATTCAAACATTGAGAATTGGGATTTGCTTCTACAAAAATACTGCTCTTTTGAATCTATACTGTCTGCAAGATAG
- the LOC112764361 gene encoding lysM domain receptor-like kinase 3 isoform X1, with translation MKQPRFIFSSFFFLLVVVDFVILPINAESKCSESCGLALASYYLWDNSNLTYIATVMKSEYVTRSQGEDIVSYNNGTIKSKDSVTSSTRINVPFPCECINGEFLGHVFQYSVLSSDTYDTIANWSYSNLVTAEWLQNTNTYSPNNIPYPATVNVTVNCSCGNGDVSKDYGLFITYPLRPEDSLESIANKTKIDAKLLQGYNPGVNFSKGSGLVYIPGKDENGNYVRTFCCSIVSAGKGLSGGVIGGISVGIVAALLLLVFGVYVKCYRRKKIWNKKLVAKDSSENFVRQGETSHNAENTTSASDDTSIIGVKVEKSAEFSYEELANATNNFSLAKKIGQGGFGEVYYGELNGERAAIKKMDMKASKEFLAELKVLTRVHHLNLVRLIGYCVEGSLFLVYEYIENGNLSQHLRNSDSEPLPWSTRVQIALDSARGLEYIHEHTMPVYIHRDVKSENILLDRNFRGKVADFGLTKLIDVGNSSAPTANMAGTFGYMPPEYVYGSVSPKIDVYAFGVVLYELISAKEALMRSGGASGAELKGLVALFEEVFIQPDPKEGLKEMVDPRLGDNYSIESVYKMAQLAKACTEGDPQRRPKMRSVVVALMTLSSTTENWDIASFYENPALVNLMSGR, from the exons ATGAAACAACCCAGATTCATATTTTCATCATTTTTCTTCCTCTTGGTGGTGGTAGATTTTGTAATTCTACCCATCAATGCAGAGTCAAAGTGTAGTGAGAGTTGTGGCTTAGCTTTAGCTTCCTACTATCTTTGGGATAATTCTAACCTCACATATATTGCAACTGTGATGAAATCAGAATATGTTACAAGATCACAAGGTGAAGATATTGTGAGCTACAACAATGGCACCATAAAAAGCAAAGATTCAGTCACATCCTCCACCAGAATCAATGTTCCATTCCCTTGTGAATGCATCAATGGTGAGTTTCTTGGCCATGTATTTCAATACTCAGTTTTGAGCAGTGACACCTATGATACCATTGCAAATtggagctattcaaacttggtcACTGCTGAGTGGTTGCAGAATACCAATACTTATTCACCAAATAATATTCCTTATCCTGCAACTGTTAATGTCACTGTTAACTGTTCCTGTGGGAATGGTGATGTTAGCAAGGATTATGGGTTGTTCATCACTTACCCTCTTAGACCTGAGGATTCTTTGGAGTCAATTGCAAACAAGACAAAGATTGATGCTAAGTTGCTGCAGGGATATAACCCTGGTGTGAATTTCAGCAAAGGGAGTGGTCTGGTTTATATTCCTGGGAAAG ATGAAAATGGCAACTAT GTAAGGACTTTCTGCTGTTCTATTGTTTCTGCAGGGAAGGGTCTATCCGGTGGCGTTATTGGTGGAATATCTGTTGGAATAGTAGCAGCACTTCTGTTATTGGTATTTGGTGTTTATGTTAAATGTTACAGAAGAAAGAAGATTTGGAACAAAAAATTGGTAGCTAAAGATTCCAGCGAGAACTTTGTTCGCCAAG GCGAAACCTCTCATAATGCTGAAAACACAACTTCAGCTTCTGATGATACTAGTATTATAGGTGTTAAGGTAGAAAAATCAGCAGAGTTTTCGTATGAAGAACTAGCCAATGCCACAAATAACTTCAGTTTGGCTAAAAAGATTGGTCAAGGTGGTTTTGGTGAAGTCTATTATGGAGAGCTCAATGGCGAG AGAGCTGCAATTAAGAAGATGGACATGAAAGCATCAAAAGAATTTCTCGCGGAACTGAAAGTGTTGACGCGTGTTCATCACTTAAACTTG GTACGCTTGATTGGATATTGTGTCGAGGGCTCTCTTTTCCTTGTGTATGAATATATCGAAAATGGAAACTTAAGCCAGCATCTGCGAAATTCAG ATAGTGAGCCTTTACCATGGTCTACCCGGGTTCAAATTGCTCTGGACTCGGCCAGAGGACTTGAATACATTCATGAGCATACGATGCCTGTATATATCCATCGCGATGTAAAGTCGGAAAATATTTTATTAGACAGAAACTTCCGTGGAAAG GTTGCGGATTTTGGACTGACCAAGCTGATTGATGTTGGAAATTCATCAGCTCCAACTGCTAATATGGCCGGCACATTCGGCTACATGCCACCAGA ATATGTATATGGAAGTGTTTCTCCCAAAATAGATGTATATGCTTTTGGAGTAGTTCTTTATGAGCTTATTTCTGCAAAAGAAGCTCTGATGAGGAGTGGTGGTGCATCTGGTGCTGAATTGAAGGGCCTTGTGGCTTTG TTTGAGGAAGTTTTTATCCAGCCAGACCCCAAAGAAGGTCTTAAAGAAATGGTGGATCCTAGGCTTGGAGATAACTATTCAATTGAATCAGTTTATAAG ATGGCACAACTTGCCAAGGCATGTACAGAGGGAGATCCGCAGCGGCGGCCGAAGATGAGATCGGTGGTGGTTGCTCTTATGACACTAAGTTCAACCACTGAGAATTGGGACATTGCTTCCTTTTATGAAAATCCAGCTCTTGTAAATCTTATGTCTGGTAGATAG
- the LOC112764361 gene encoding lysM domain receptor-like kinase 3 isoform X2, with protein sequence MKQPRFIFSSFFFLLVVVDFVILPINAESKCSESCGLALASYYLWDNSNLTYIATVMKSEYVTRSQGEDIVSYNNGTIKSKDSVTSSTRINVPFPCECINGEFLGHVFQYSVLSSDTYDTIANWSYSNLVTAEWLQNTNTYSPNNIPYPATVNVTVNCSCGNGDVSKDYGLFITYPLRPEDSLESIANKTKIDAKLLQGYNPGVNFSKGSGLVYIPGKDENGNYVPFKLSTGLSGGVIGGISVGIVAALLLLVFGVYVKCYRRKKIWNKKLVAKDSSENFVRQGETSHNAENTTSASDDTSIIGVKVEKSAEFSYEELANATNNFSLAKKIGQGGFGEVYYGELNGERAAIKKMDMKASKEFLAELKVLTRVHHLNLVRLIGYCVEGSLFLVYEYIENGNLSQHLRNSDSEPLPWSTRVQIALDSARGLEYIHEHTMPVYIHRDVKSENILLDRNFRGKVADFGLTKLIDVGNSSAPTANMAGTFGYMPPEYVYGSVSPKIDVYAFGVVLYELISAKEALMRSGGASGAELKGLVALFEEVFIQPDPKEGLKEMVDPRLGDNYSIESVYKMAQLAKACTEGDPQRRPKMRSVVVALMTLSSTTENWDIASFYENPALVNLMSGR encoded by the exons ATGAAACAACCCAGATTCATATTTTCATCATTTTTCTTCCTCTTGGTGGTGGTAGATTTTGTAATTCTACCCATCAATGCAGAGTCAAAGTGTAGTGAGAGTTGTGGCTTAGCTTTAGCTTCCTACTATCTTTGGGATAATTCTAACCTCACATATATTGCAACTGTGATGAAATCAGAATATGTTACAAGATCACAAGGTGAAGATATTGTGAGCTACAACAATGGCACCATAAAAAGCAAAGATTCAGTCACATCCTCCACCAGAATCAATGTTCCATTCCCTTGTGAATGCATCAATGGTGAGTTTCTTGGCCATGTATTTCAATACTCAGTTTTGAGCAGTGACACCTATGATACCATTGCAAATtggagctattcaaacttggtcACTGCTGAGTGGTTGCAGAATACCAATACTTATTCACCAAATAATATTCCTTATCCTGCAACTGTTAATGTCACTGTTAACTGTTCCTGTGGGAATGGTGATGTTAGCAAGGATTATGGGTTGTTCATCACTTACCCTCTTAGACCTGAGGATTCTTTGGAGTCAATTGCAAACAAGACAAAGATTGATGCTAAGTTGCTGCAGGGATATAACCCTGGTGTGAATTTCAGCAAAGGGAGTGGTCTGGTTTATATTCCTGGGAAAG ATGAAAATGGCAACTATGTGCCCTTTAAACTAAG CACA GGTCTATCCGGTGGCGTTATTGGTGGAATATCTGTTGGAATAGTAGCAGCACTTCTGTTATTGGTATTTGGTGTTTATGTTAAATGTTACAGAAGAAAGAAGATTTGGAACAAAAAATTGGTAGCTAAAGATTCCAGCGAGAACTTTGTTCGCCAAG GCGAAACCTCTCATAATGCTGAAAACACAACTTCAGCTTCTGATGATACTAGTATTATAGGTGTTAAGGTAGAAAAATCAGCAGAGTTTTCGTATGAAGAACTAGCCAATGCCACAAATAACTTCAGTTTGGCTAAAAAGATTGGTCAAGGTGGTTTTGGTGAAGTCTATTATGGAGAGCTCAATGGCGAG AGAGCTGCAATTAAGAAGATGGACATGAAAGCATCAAAAGAATTTCTCGCGGAACTGAAAGTGTTGACGCGTGTTCATCACTTAAACTTG GTACGCTTGATTGGATATTGTGTCGAGGGCTCTCTTTTCCTTGTGTATGAATATATCGAAAATGGAAACTTAAGCCAGCATCTGCGAAATTCAG ATAGTGAGCCTTTACCATGGTCTACCCGGGTTCAAATTGCTCTGGACTCGGCCAGAGGACTTGAATACATTCATGAGCATACGATGCCTGTATATATCCATCGCGATGTAAAGTCGGAAAATATTTTATTAGACAGAAACTTCCGTGGAAAG GTTGCGGATTTTGGACTGACCAAGCTGATTGATGTTGGAAATTCATCAGCTCCAACTGCTAATATGGCCGGCACATTCGGCTACATGCCACCAGA ATATGTATATGGAAGTGTTTCTCCCAAAATAGATGTATATGCTTTTGGAGTAGTTCTTTATGAGCTTATTTCTGCAAAAGAAGCTCTGATGAGGAGTGGTGGTGCATCTGGTGCTGAATTGAAGGGCCTTGTGGCTTTG TTTGAGGAAGTTTTTATCCAGCCAGACCCCAAAGAAGGTCTTAAAGAAATGGTGGATCCTAGGCTTGGAGATAACTATTCAATTGAATCAGTTTATAAG ATGGCACAACTTGCCAAGGCATGTACAGAGGGAGATCCGCAGCGGCGGCCGAAGATGAGATCGGTGGTGGTTGCTCTTATGACACTAAGTTCAACCACTGAGAATTGGGACATTGCTTCCTTTTATGAAAATCCAGCTCTTGTAAATCTTATGTCTGGTAGATAG
- the LOC112762690 gene encoding lysM domain receptor-like kinase 3, producing MFGLNMEPRFRLLLSLFFLLLVDFIPFNAESKCRKSCGLALASYYLWPGSNLTYIATVLESRFVTRPQDIANYNKNGKDYTRVNVPFPCECINGEFLGYTFQYSVSSGDTYESIAGKSFSNLVTAKWLRSLNSYSRYEIPENGMVNVTVNCSCGDSNVSKDYGLFITYPLRPEDSLESIVNQTKLDPLLLLRYNPGVNFSKGSGLVYVPGKDVNGNYEPFHLRTRGMTFSVSRK from the exons ATGTTTGGTTTGAATATGGAACCCAGATTCAGATTATTATTATcactcttcttcttgttgttggtgGATTTTATACCATTCAATGCAGAATCAAAGTGTAGAAAGAGTTGTGGCTTAGCTTTAGCTTCCTACTATCTTTGGCCAGGTTCTAACCTCACATATATTGCAACAGTTTTGGAATCACGGTTTGTTACAAGGCCACAAGATATTGCTAACTACAACAAAAATGGCAAAGACTACACAAGGGTGAATGTTCCATTCCCTTGTGAATGCATCAATGGTGAGTTTCTTGGCTATACTTTCCAATATTCGGTTTCGAGTGGTGACACCTATGAATCCATTGCCGGGAAGAGTTTTTCCAACTTGGTCACTGCTAAGTGGTTGAGATCCCTCAACAGCTATTCACGATATGAAATTCCTGAGAACGGAATGGTTAATGTCACAGTTAACTGTTCCTGTGGGGACAGTAATGTTAGCAAGGATTATGGTTTGTTCATCACATACCCTCTTAGGCCTGAGGATTCTTTGGAGTCAATTGTAAACCAGACAAAGCTTGATCCTTTGTTGCTGCTGAGATACAATCCTGGTGTGAATTTCAGCAAAGGGAGTGGCCTGGTTTATGTTCCTGGGAAAG ATGTAAATGGTAACTATGAACCTTTCCACCTAag AACTAGAGGTATGACATTTTCTGTGAGCAGAAAGTAG